The proteins below come from a single Iocasia fonsfrigidae genomic window:
- the holA gene encoding DNA polymerase III subunit delta, with translation MKDIKEILNKSIDELKPIYLIYSEEIYLLNKFKEAFTKKYIPDEIKDFNLTVIKNTENLPVLVKNQANTPPFMTEKRFIIIEPGEYFKNKNSEDRFLIELFNNFPQTTQLLFLINGKIDKRLKVVKEIKKNGEIIELESPKYKQLDKWIEREFARYNKKIDKRSINMLENMFQNNLQLLENEIGKIVLYKHDEEKINYNDISNIISKDRLLEDNLIFAFTDAIIGRNNGKAITILNEMLNDGAVPLKILSTVIWQLRLLLSVKELKKKGKDIRDISRILKVHQYPVKKCYSKADVFTDEELEIMLERFMETNYQIVTGKYEAALALEMAIVK, from the coding sequence ATGAAAGATATTAAAGAGATATTAAATAAATCTATAGATGAATTAAAGCCTATTTACCTTATATATAGTGAAGAAATTTATTTATTAAATAAATTTAAAGAAGCTTTTACAAAAAAATATATTCCTGATGAGATTAAGGATTTTAATTTAACGGTTATTAAAAACACAGAAAATCTACCAGTATTAGTAAAGAATCAGGCCAACACACCACCATTTATGACAGAAAAAAGATTTATTATAATTGAACCTGGTGAATATTTTAAAAATAAAAATTCAGAGGATAGATTTTTAATCGAATTATTTAATAATTTCCCTCAAACTACTCAACTGCTTTTTTTAATTAATGGTAAGATTGATAAGAGATTAAAGGTTGTTAAAGAAATTAAAAAAAATGGAGAGATTATAGAATTAGAATCACCTAAATATAAACAACTGGATAAATGGATAGAGCGGGAATTTGCAAGATATAATAAAAAAATCGATAAAAGGTCTATTAATATGCTGGAGAATATGTTCCAAAATAATCTCCAATTATTAGAGAATGAGATAGGAAAGATTGTACTATATAAACATGATGAAGAAAAAATAAATTATAATGATATAAGTAATATTATTAGTAAGGATAGATTATTAGAGGATAATTTGATTTTTGCTTTTACAGATGCAATTATTGGCAGGAATAATGGAAAGGCTATTACTATTTTAAACGAAATGCTCAATGATGGTGCAGTTCCTTTGAAGATTTTGAGTACAGTTATCTGGCAGTTAAGGTTATTGTTGTCTGTGAAAGAATTAAAAAAGAAAGGTAAGGATATCAGGGATATTTCCCGGATATTAAAGGTACATCAGTATCCTGTCAAAAAGTGTTATAGTAAAGCAGATGTCTTTACTGATGAAGAACTGGAAATTATGTTGGAAAGGTTTATGGAAACAAATTATCAGATAGTAACAGGAAAATATGAGGCTGCTCTGGCCCTGGAGATGGCAATAGTAAAATAA
- the rpsT gene encoding 30S ribosomal protein S20, translated as MPIIKSAKKRVKTAEKRTIRNREWKDKLKNNIKDFEKTVEEGDSSTAGDKLQTAIKTIDKAVSKGIIHKNNAARKKSRLTKMYNKIS; from the coding sequence ATGCCTATTATTAAATCAGCAAAAAAGAGGGTAAAAACTGCTGAAAAAAGAACAATTCGCAATAGGGAATGGAAAGATAAACTCAAAAACAACATTAAAGATTTTGAAAAAACAGTAGAAGAAGGGGATTCTTCTACAGCAGGAGATAAATTACAGACTGCAATTAAAACAATAGATAAAGCTGTAAGCAAAGGCATAATCCACAAAAACAATGCCGCCCGCAAAAAATCCCGTTTAACCAAAATGTATAATAAAATTTCTTAA
- a CDS encoding phage holin family protein: MRGWIGAIVRFIVSALVLLAVGYVVPGFSMVGFGNALIAAIVIALMGYVIETLFGDNISPQARGVVGFITSAVVIYLTQFVVEGLTVTIFGALIAAFVIGLVDAFVPTELR, encoded by the coding sequence TTGAGAGGCTGGATAGGAGCAATAGTAAGATTTATTGTGTCTGCACTGGTATTATTAGCAGTAGGCTATGTAGTACCTGGATTTAGTATGGTTGGATTTGGTAATGCCCTGATAGCTGCTATTGTAATAGCCTTGATGGGTTATGTTATTGAAACATTGTTTGGTGATAATATTTCACCACAGGCCCGCGGGGTGGTAGGGTTTATCACTTCTGCTGTAGTGATTTATTTGACTCAGTTTGTTGTTGAGGGGTTAACAGTGACTATTTTTGGTGCTTTAATTGCTGCTTTTGTAATTGGGCTGGTTGATGCATTTGTACCGACTGAATTAAGATAA
- the gpr gene encoding GPR endopeptidase produces MTNQQVIFENNRVYSDLALDAHSLAVEQTGGEVQGVSVQEEQLENALITRIEVMNEQGAKAIGKPIGKYITIESDGLKGQNRMVHDQLSEIFAGELASLANLENIRPHPNLEPTIFIVGLGNWNATPDALGPQVLNHLMVTRHLYQEAPPELRKGLRPVCALSPGVLGLTGVQTAEIIKGVVEMVQPNLIIAIDALSARSTARLANTIQISNTGIAPGSGLGKNRMAINQETMNIPVIAIGVPTVVHAITIVNDAMEELLKGNIFSPAERERFRHIDEAEKKRTIGNILGPYMGSLVVSPKGVDELILDLGRIIAGGINVALHPDITPDNLSLYL; encoded by the coding sequence ATGACTAATCAGCAAGTGATTTTTGAAAATAATCGGGTTTATTCGGATCTTGCACTTGATGCTCATAGTTTAGCAGTAGAACAAACAGGTGGGGAAGTACAGGGAGTAAGTGTTCAGGAAGAACAGTTAGAAAATGCGCTGATAACCCGGATTGAGGTTATGAATGAGCAGGGTGCTAAGGCTATCGGCAAGCCCATTGGTAAGTATATAACAATAGAATCAGATGGTCTCAAAGGACAAAATAGAATGGTTCATGACCAGTTGAGTGAAATATTTGCTGGTGAATTAGCTTCATTAGCAAACCTGGAAAATATTAGACCTCATCCCAATCTGGAGCCGACTATATTTATAGTTGGTCTGGGAAACTGGAATGCTACACCTGATGCATTAGGTCCACAGGTTCTTAACCATCTTATGGTTACCAGACATCTTTATCAGGAAGCCCCTCCTGAATTAAGAAAGGGGCTGCGGCCTGTCTGTGCCTTATCACCAGGTGTCCTGGGTTTGACAGGTGTTCAAACTGCTGAAATAATTAAAGGTGTTGTAGAGATGGTTCAACCTAACTTGATTATTGCTATTGATGCCTTATCTGCCCGCAGTACTGCCAGGTTAGCCAATACTATTCAGATAAGTAATACTGGGATAGCACCTGGTTCAGGGCTTGGTAAAAATAGAATGGCAATTAATCAAGAAACAATGAATATTCCTGTTATAGCAATTGGTGTACCAACAGTTGTACATGCTATAACTATCGTTAATGATGCTATGGAGGAATTATTAAAAGGAAATATCTTTTCTCCTGCTGAAAGAGAGAGGTTTAGACATATTGATGAAGCAGAAAAAAAGAGAACTATAGGGAATATACTGGGACCATATATGGGTAGTTTGGTAGTATCTCCTAAAGGTGTAGATGAGTTAATTCTCGATCTTGGAAGAATTATTGCTGGAGGGATAAATGTAGCCCTTCATCCTGATATTACACCTGATAATTTATCGCTTTATTTATAA
- a CDS encoding PfkB family carbohydrate kinase, whose protein sequence is MTVDIVTMGEMLIDFVPLKKGLALKDNEGFLRMPGGAPANVAVGTAKLGIKSAFLGKVGADPFGDLLIDTLRENSVNVEGIVQSNKAKTTLAFVTLDEKGDRDFTFYRDPGADMLYDWDEVNLKLLKKARVFHHGSISLIDEPVRSTTLRMAETANDNGLIVSYDPNLRIPLWPDLKQAEKWIKEGLKTADLLKISEEELEFITGESSLKKGARRVMAEYNVKLIFITLGAEGSYFYNGLTEGMVSGFKVNAQDTTGAGDAFTAGILAQLINEDIDDLSRLDNITLKEMLKFSNAVGAITTTGKGAISSLPNLKSVRKFLKKTKI, encoded by the coding sequence ATGACAGTAGATATAGTTACTATGGGAGAGATGTTAATTGATTTTGTGCCTTTAAAAAAAGGCCTGGCCCTTAAAGATAATGAAGGCTTTTTGAGAATGCCAGGTGGGGCACCAGCCAATGTGGCTGTTGGAACGGCTAAACTTGGTATTAAAAGTGCTTTTCTGGGTAAAGTTGGGGCTGACCCTTTTGGTGATTTACTTATTGATACCTTAAGGGAGAATAGTGTTAATGTTGAAGGAATAGTCCAGAGTAATAAAGCAAAAACTACTTTGGCTTTTGTAACCCTTGATGAAAAGGGGGATAGGGATTTTACTTTTTACAGGGACCCTGGTGCAGACATGTTATATGACTGGGATGAAGTGAATTTGAAACTGCTTAAAAAAGCAAGAGTATTTCACCACGGCTCCATTAGTTTAATTGATGAGCCTGTACGCAGTACTACCTTAAGGATGGCTGAAACTGCTAATGATAATGGTCTTATTGTTTCTTATGACCCTAATCTGCGCATACCTCTGTGGCCTGATTTAAAACAGGCTGAAAAATGGATAAAAGAAGGCCTGAAAACTGCTGATTTACTTAAAATATCAGAAGAGGAACTGGAGTTTATTACAGGTGAATCTTCCCTTAAAAAGGGTGCCCGGAGAGTAATGGCAGAATATAATGTGAAGTTGATATTTATAACCCTTGGTGCAGAGGGTAGTTATTTTTATAATGGTTTGACAGAAGGGATGGTATCAGGTTTTAAGGTAAATGCCCAGGACACTACTGGAGCAGGAGATGCCTTTACAGCAGGAATCCTTGCCCAGCTTATTAATGAGGATATTGATGATTTATCCAGGCTGGATAATATTACTTTAAAAGAAATGCTTAAATTCAGCAATGCTGTTGGGGCTATAACAACTACAGGTAAAGGTGCTATTTCATCATTACCTAATTTAAAAAGTGTGAGAAAATTTTTGAAAAAAACCAAAATATAA
- the spoIIP gene encoding stage II sporulation protein P: MSYKKIDLKVIMVVIMLLLIFLNLLKYHMMSDVVVPVWSSHDVEYYDREKDNRSLITRVKDYLSPEQLLYRLTRIRVRAPITYLKREIPLLAYYTPEELKTPRQVVYNPGDNNKIVKLKFDLRQGEEISSQQDNSQSIDDLRGMEPDNKIRDDQKRPLIAIYHTHTSETYIDDPRKQDNNGHVFPGEIGNVARVGSELATLLAERYNFRVIHTTKVHDERYSMSYYNSRKTVKELLDNNPEIDLLLDIHRDGIKHLPSRETITTVVNDQRVAKVMIVVTNGKFDFAHLDLKDHHQEWEKNLNYARRFANKIEEMYPGLLSRLEIRDTTYNQDLHPRALLLEIGDYRNTTQEAIRSAELLAGVIVEMFR, encoded by the coding sequence ATGTCCTATAAAAAGATAGATCTTAAGGTGATAATGGTAGTAATCATGTTATTACTTATTTTTCTTAACCTATTAAAATATCATATGATGAGTGATGTAGTAGTTCCAGTTTGGTCAAGCCATGATGTAGAATATTATGATAGAGAAAAAGATAATAGGAGTTTGATTACCAGGGTGAAAGACTATCTTAGTCCTGAACAGTTACTCTATAGATTAACCAGGATAAGGGTCAGGGCTCCTATTACCTATTTAAAGAGGGAAATCCCTTTGCTGGCTTATTATACCCCAGAGGAATTAAAAACACCTAGACAGGTGGTCTATAACCCTGGAGATAATAATAAAATAGTAAAACTAAAATTTGACTTAAGGCAGGGGGAAGAGATAAGTAGTCAGCAGGATAACAGTCAGTCAATTGATGATTTAAGAGGGATGGAACCTGATAATAAAATTAGGGATGATCAGAAAAGGCCTTTAATAGCTATTTATCATACACATACTTCAGAAACCTATATTGATGATCCGAGAAAGCAGGATAATAATGGCCATGTTTTTCCAGGCGAGATTGGTAATGTTGCCAGAGTAGGTAGTGAACTGGCAACATTACTGGCAGAGAGATATAATTTTCGGGTTATTCATACAACCAAGGTTCATGATGAGCGTTATAGTATGTCGTATTATAATTCACGAAAAACAGTTAAGGAGCTGTTGGATAATAACCCTGAAATAGATTTGTTATTGGATATACATCGTGATGGGATTAAACACCTACCTTCACGGGAAACCATTACTACTGTAGTAAATGATCAAAGGGTGGCTAAAGTGATGATTGTAGTTACTAATGGTAAATTTGATTTTGCCCATTTAGACTTGAAAGACCATCATCAAGAGTGGGAAAAAAACCTGAATTATGCCAGAAGATTTGCCAATAAAATAGAAGAGATGTATCCTGGGTTATTGAGCAGGTTAGAAATCAGGGATACCACTTATAATCAAGATTTACATCCACGGGCTTTATTATTGGAAATAGGTGATTATAGAAATACAACCCAGGAAGCTATTAGATCAGCAGAACTACTGGCAGGTGTTATTGTGGAGATGTTTAGATGA
- the lepA gene encoding translation elongation factor 4 has translation MNSEHIRNFCIIAHIDHGKSTLADRLLEYTGVLTEREMKEQVLDKMELERERGITIKAQAVRLEYNGYQLNLIDTPGHVDFSYEVSRSLAACEGAILVVDASQGVEAQTLANIYLALEHDLEIIPVINKIDLPSADPDRVKAQLIDVGLEIEDTILTSAKEGTGIKEVLDAVIEQVPAPENTFNKPLRALIFDSFYDPYQGVIAYVRIKDGSIKPGQRVKMMSNNREYEVDELGIFIPDMKKTASLEAGEVGYIIAGVKDVKNCRVGDTITSADNPASEPLPGYQKIKPMVYSGLYPTDNADYGLLKDALEKLQLNDASLTFEAETSEALGFGFRVGFLGLLHMEIIQERLEREYGLELVITAPSVVYRITDQQGDMIEIENPAEFPEQNEIEIIEEPYVKAEIFLPDEYVGQAMELCQENRGEFKDMQYIDENRVKLYYEIPLSEIITDFFDLLKSKTRGYATLDYEFIGYKPSQLVKLDILLSGSPVDALSTIVHQENAGSKGRSLARKLKKLIPRQMFAVPIQAAIGSKIVARVNIKALRKNVLQKCYGGDISRKRKLLEKQKEGKKRMKRVGQVEIPQEAFMAVLQRDDDE, from the coding sequence GTGAATAGTGAGCATATCAGGAATTTTTGCATTATTGCCCATATTGATCATGGAAAATCAACCCTGGCAGACCGTCTTCTTGAATATACAGGTGTTTTAACTGAACGGGAGATGAAAGAACAGGTTCTCGATAAAATGGAACTTGAAAGGGAACGTGGTATTACTATTAAGGCTCAGGCAGTACGGCTTGAGTATAATGGGTATCAATTAAATCTAATAGATACCCCCGGACATGTGGATTTTTCATATGAAGTTTCCAGGAGTCTGGCAGCCTGTGAAGGGGCTATACTGGTAGTTGATGCCTCACAGGGGGTAGAAGCCCAGACTCTGGCTAATATATACCTTGCACTGGAACATGACCTGGAGATAATACCGGTTATTAATAAAATTGATCTGCCGAGTGCTGATCCAGACCGTGTTAAGGCCCAGTTGATTGATGTTGGTTTGGAGATAGAGGATACGATCTTGACCAGTGCCAAGGAAGGGACTGGTATTAAAGAAGTGCTAGATGCTGTCATAGAACAAGTACCTGCACCGGAAAATACATTTAATAAGCCTCTGCGTGCTCTTATCTTTGATTCTTTTTATGACCCATATCAGGGGGTAATTGCCTATGTGAGAATAAAGGATGGTAGTATCAAACCGGGTCAAAGGGTTAAGATGATGTCAAATAATAGGGAATATGAGGTTGATGAACTTGGTATATTTATCCCTGATATGAAAAAAACAGCTAGTTTAGAGGCTGGTGAGGTTGGTTATATTATTGCCGGTGTGAAAGACGTTAAGAATTGTCGGGTGGGGGATACAATTACCTCTGCAGATAATCCAGCATCTGAACCACTACCAGGTTATCAAAAAATAAAGCCAATGGTTTATAGTGGACTCTATCCAACTGATAATGCTGATTATGGTTTATTAAAAGATGCCCTTGAAAAATTACAGTTGAATGATGCCTCTCTGACCTTTGAAGCAGAGACCTCAGAGGCCCTTGGTTTTGGATTCAGAGTTGGTTTCCTGGGTCTATTACATATGGAGATTATTCAGGAACGGTTGGAGCGGGAATATGGCCTTGAACTTGTAATTACTGCCCCAAGTGTGGTTTATCGTATTACAGACCAGCAGGGTGATATGATTGAAATCGAGAATCCTGCTGAATTTCCTGAACAAAACGAAATTGAAATTATCGAGGAGCCTTATGTGAAGGCAGAGATTTTTTTACCTGATGAATATGTGGGACAGGCTATGGAACTCTGTCAGGAGAACCGTGGTGAATTTAAGGATATGCAGTATATAGATGAAAATAGGGTTAAATTATATTATGAAATTCCCTTGAGTGAAATTATTACAGATTTTTTTGATCTTTTAAAATCAAAAACCAGAGGATATGCTACCCTGGATTATGAATTTATAGGATATAAGCCTTCACAGCTGGTAAAACTGGATATATTGCTCAGCGGTAGCCCGGTAGATGCTTTATCAACCATAGTTCATCAGGAAAATGCGGGCAGCAAAGGACGTTCACTGGCACGAAAACTGAAGAAACTTATTCCCAGGCAGATGTTTGCAGTACCAATTCAGGCTGCTATTGGCAGTAAAATTGTGGCCCGGGTTAATATTAAAGCACTGAGGAAAAATGTTTTACAAAAGTGTTATGGTGGTGACATAAGCAGAAAGAGGAAATTGCTTGAAAAACAAAAAGAAGGCAAAAAAAGAATGAAGAGGGTTGGACAGGTGGAAATTCCCCAGGAGGCATTTATGGCTGTCTTACAGCGGGATGATGATGAATAA
- the hemW gene encoding radical SAM family heme chaperone HemW — MVGLIEKIRQHFDLAMVEEISIEVNPGSITKDKLLKYKEAGINRISLGVQSFNDNELNFLGRKHTVGQALEAVELLQRVFQNYNLDLIFAIPGQSLKSWQETLKQVLSFQPPHLSIYNLQIEKGTPLANMLEEGEIKVVDDTLDAEMYLLARELFNLHDFKQYEISNFSRKGFDSIHNQIYWHYQPYLGIGPAAVSFDGRIRFANKADLPKYINNLTNSVLPVENIERLSIKEQISEMIFMGLRLTDGISLAEFTDRFTVDLLKLYQLEIEDCLSKGLIEIKDKHIRLSEKGLLLGNEVFMKFLK, encoded by the coding sequence TTGGTCGGTTTAATTGAAAAGATAAGACAACATTTTGATCTTGCTATGGTAGAGGAAATAAGTATAGAAGTAAATCCAGGCTCGATTACAAAGGATAAATTATTAAAATATAAGGAAGCAGGGATTAATAGAATTAGCCTGGGGGTTCAGTCTTTTAATGATAATGAGTTGAATTTTCTGGGTAGAAAACACACAGTCGGTCAGGCTTTAGAAGCAGTTGAACTCTTACAGAGGGTTTTCCAGAATTATAATCTTGATTTAATATTTGCTATTCCTGGACAGAGTCTTAAGTCCTGGCAGGAGACCCTAAAACAGGTTTTATCATTTCAGCCACCACATCTTTCTATTTATAATTTGCAGATTGAAAAAGGTACTCCTTTAGCTAATATGTTAGAAGAGGGAGAGATAAAGGTTGTTGATGATACTTTGGATGCTGAAATGTATCTTCTGGCCAGGGAATTATTTAATCTTCATGATTTTAAACAATATGAGATATCCAATTTTTCTAGAAAGGGATTTGATTCTATTCATAATCAAATTTACTGGCATTATCAACCCTATTTAGGGATAGGGCCTGCTGCTGTAAGTTTTGATGGTAGGATTCGTTTTGCTAATAAAGCAGATTTGCCAAAATACATTAATAATCTTACCAATAGTGTTTTACCAGTCGAGAATATAGAAAGGCTGTCAATAAAAGAACAAATCTCTGAAATGATTTTTATGGGTTTACGCTTGACAGATGGTATTTCATTAGCAGAATTTACTGATAGGTTCACAGTAGACCTGCTGAAGCTTTATCAATTGGAAATAGAAGATTGTTTGAGCAAAGGGCTTATTGAAATAAAGGACAAGCATATAAGGTTAAGTGAAAAGGGTCTATTGTTAGGTAATGAAGTGTTTATGAAATTTCTTAAGTGA
- the hrcA gene encoding heat-inducible transcriptional repressor HrcA, whose translation MVEEVERRKKEILKAIIHEHIFTAEPVGSRTLAKSYELGVSSATIRNEMSDLEELGYLEQPYTSAGRIPSDKAYRFYVDTLINDRENLNLELIKLLNNFNYERQGIQQIMSNMAKMLSSVTRYTSVVSEPQMKKSRIKQIQLIPVEGKRILIVLITNTGIVHNKIVKLKQDLNPRQLGYLNEYLFNNLKDKRIKGINNLVLQELEKRLIKRLDLSQEIIELVYKGLEMVSKEDDFKIYLGGTSYILEQPEFNDLDNLKKVLNILDHEEMLKDLLVTIPNKELEVMIGHENKIEEMKKCSLVFASYTVGDMASGKIGVIGPTRMEYSRVIASVNTVAELMGKIISELSG comes from the coding sequence ATGGTTGAAGAAGTTGAAAGGCGGAAAAAAGAGATACTTAAAGCGATTATTCATGAGCATATTTTTACTGCCGAACCCGTTGGTTCACGTACCCTGGCCAAATCATATGAACTAGGTGTAAGTTCTGCAACAATCCGGAATGAAATGTCTGATTTAGAGGAACTAGGTTATCTTGAACAGCCCTATACATCTGCTGGACGGATTCCTTCTGATAAAGCCTACCGTTTTTATGTCGATACACTTATTAATGATAGAGAGAATCTGAATCTAGAATTAATTAAACTACTTAATAATTTTAATTATGAAAGACAGGGCATTCAGCAGATAATGTCTAATATGGCTAAGATGTTATCGAGTGTTACCCGCTACACATCAGTTGTCAGCGAACCACAGATGAAAAAAAGTAGAATTAAACAGATCCAGTTAATACCAGTAGAAGGGAAGAGGATTTTAATAGTTCTGATAACAAACACAGGAATTGTGCATAATAAAATTGTTAAATTAAAGCAAGATCTTAACCCAAGACAACTTGGGTATTTAAATGAGTATCTATTTAATAATTTAAAGGATAAGCGGATAAAGGGTATAAACAATCTTGTTTTGCAGGAACTGGAAAAGAGATTAATTAAAAGACTGGATTTATCTCAGGAAATAATTGAATTAGTCTACAAAGGATTAGAGATGGTATCTAAAGAGGATGATTTTAAAATATATTTAGGTGGTACTTCTTATATCCTTGAACAACCAGAGTTCAATGATTTAGATAACCTAAAAAAGGTCTTAAATATACTTGATCATGAAGAAATGCTAAAAGACCTTTTAGTTACTATACCCAATAAAGAACTTGAGGTAATGATAGGTCATGAAAATAAAATTGAAGAAATGAAGAAATGTAGTCTCGTTTTTGCTTCTTACACTGTTGGTGATATGGCTTCTGGAAAAATCGGTGTTATAGGTCCTACCAGGATGGAGTATTCCAGGGTAATTGCTTCAGTTAATACTGTAGCAGAACTAATGGGTAAGATTATATCAGAATTAAGTGGGTGA
- the grpE gene encoding nucleotide exchange factor GrpE, whose protein sequence is MVEKNAKKKDEEVLEQQSETEKEDLETKTVREGDIKIEEEDGLEENIEEEVIDVEELEEEIAKLQEEKDAFFNQLQRLQADFSNYKKRVEKEKGRAYQQTKIELIGELLPVIDNFERALAQEDNGGEFYQGVEMIYRQIITYLEKQGVKAIEAEGEQFDHNYHEAVMQVEDDDYESGTIIKEIQKGYIMEDRVIRPTMVKVAQ, encoded by the coding sequence ATGGTAGAAAAAAATGCTAAGAAGAAAGATGAAGAGGTATTGGAACAGCAGTCTGAAACTGAAAAAGAGGATTTAGAAACTAAAACGGTTAGAGAAGGGGATATAAAGATAGAGGAAGAAGATGGGTTAGAAGAAAACATAGAGGAAGAAGTAATAGATGTTGAGGAGTTAGAAGAAGAAATAGCAAAGCTGCAGGAAGAGAAAGATGCCTTTTTCAATCAATTACAGCGTCTACAGGCTGATTTTTCTAATTATAAAAAGAGGGTTGAGAAGGAGAAAGGGCGAGCTTATCAGCAGACAAAGATAGAACTTATTGGTGAATTACTTCCTGTAATAGATAATTTTGAAAGAGCTCTTGCCCAGGAAGATAATGGTGGTGAATTCTATCAAGGTGTTGAAATGATTTACCGGCAGATAATAACTTATCTGGAAAAACAGGGAGTAAAGGCGATTGAGGCTGAAGGAGAACAATTTGATCATAATTATCATGAAGCAGTAATGCAGGTTGAAGATGATGACTATGAATCTGGAACTATTATTAAAGAAATACAGAAGGGGTACATAATGGAAGATAGGGTAATTAGACCTACTATGGTGAAGGTGGCTCAATAG